The Montipora capricornis isolate CH-2021 chromosome 3, ASM3666992v2, whole genome shotgun sequence genome includes the window ACTTTTCGAGTTcttattcttgggtttcactcacgtgatcaacagccatgtttttcaacgaaaacaaaagaagacgttagcatcataatagctttcaattcccggaggattggatcgggctTCAGTTCTGTCTCTCTCGTTTGAGAGGTTGAGGGAGAAGTTGAGTTTCCTCCATGTCACTTTTGTCCTAGTTGTTTGAGACTGCGGGAATACCCTTTTTGCTTTGTCCCTGTCCTCCTTCCGTTTGATGGTTTCGTCTGATACCCAGTTGGGTATACCGCAAGGTGGATGCTTCCCAACCAACCTTTCTTCCACTTCATGGACTGCATTTTCAAATGCATCATATCCCTGACTGATGGGAACGCTACTGTCAGCAACTTGCAAAACACTGAATTTGTTGGACAGCTCGATCTGGTACTGCTCTCTGATGGTGGAATCACGCAATTTGTTCCAGTTGAATTTGACTCGACTGCACGGCTTTCCCCTCGAGgttctaagggccgatttacacgatacgattttgtcgcatggaacaagctcacgacaggcctacgacatgacttacgattgtcgcagcgttttaaaacatgttttaaaatactacgacattttttctgacgtacacaacaatcgtaaatcatttcgtgggcctgtcgtaagccgttgtcgcatgcgacaaagtcgtaccgtgtaaatcggccctgaGACTGATTGAGAGAGTGATACGGTCACGGTAgttttacaattttaatttcCAAAAAGAGTAACATTTTAGCACACACATAAGGCATGTCTAACAACCCAGGGAAAATAAATTCACACGATGAGGTATCAATACCACGAATCTTTAAGCCATTTTTCAAAAGACCATGTGCGAACTTGAAATTTTGACCAAGTATTTCAAAGTCAATTCTTTGTACATCCCACACggtctctccctctctctctctctactCACCAATACAGATGGCCAAAAATACGTTAAATGCATTTCGCATATTATGGTCTCCATTACGATTTAAAAGCAAGACTAAAAAGCATAACTCTGAACCttacttaaaattaaaagatatAAAGAAGCAGGAACTATCTGGACAAGATGGAACTTCCGTGTGTTAAAATGCAGTCAATTGCAAAGAGGTTTTAAAACTTAATTCATACATTGAAGGGAACTTGGTGGAGCAAGCAAAAAGAAGTATTAAATGGATACACTGAAACTCACAGGGCGATTTATCATGTAGCCAGTAAAGATGGAATGGGCCTCTTCCCATTAAGCTCCAAAAAGTTAAGTTTAACGCTTATGGAAAGAAGTTCCACTTAAAACTCTTGTTTTACAGTTCGCAATTTTTGATCGTCGCACTAAATTTACACTAACTGGAATCAGCTGTGTGGCTCTTGAAAAACTTTCAATTCATTTGTTACAACGCTTTCGTTTGTGAATACTAAGACAGTCTTCCCTCTTGGTGGAAAACCCACAAGCCTTGCACTggaattgaccgaatgcaaaaatggccgcctaactggcctcgttttacagcccaaattctttcaattttacgcgtgtgaacgaggctagttaggctaattaacacaaagacaaaagaaaaatttgttggcggccatttttgcattcggtcaatggtTTGTCATTGCTATGATTGCATAACTTGTGCCTTTCGAGATTTTGCCTAGATgcaaaatgaaaaaggaaaatattgcTTTGTCTCAACTTTCAAAGGGCCTGCTTCGGACGTCCTTTGAGTTTTTTCCTTGCAAAACAGTCCCAAAAGTGTTCGGGTGACAGATTCTACATACCGCTTTGCCAATACCGTGCTTTCCTCTGACTAAACTATTCCTTGATCTTGAAGGACGGGTGCCGGAATTATTTCCTCCCGAACCTACAGTTTCATTGAAATTAAATGGAACGATCCCAATGGCCTTATGCGACGATGCCCTTGAAGATTTGTTCACTGAAGTATTTTCCAAAGTAACCAACTCCTTCTCTGCCAAACCGCCAGATCTTGAGTGAATAAAGAGGAAGTGTTTATATCGCAGAGCATTACAAGAGAAGCTTTTTTCACAGAATGCACATGGAAATGCTTTTGCTTTTCTCAAAGGTTTTCCAGCTGCGAACCGGGCAGTAATCTTGCCATTTGTATTAATCAGGCCATCTAGGGGATTCAACAGCTGGATTCTGGATCCCTTTCGTAATCGCTTGACAGTTGATTTTGTCGCAGGAAATGCTCTTTTGGCACAAGGAACTGAGATGCCATTATTTTCTTCATCAGGAACCACTGATTCAACAACATTGGCTGTAGGGATGTGTAGTATACCAGTCTCCGTGTCCATTTGGGAAGTACTAAGACTTAAGGTGACTTTACTTGGGTCATCGAAAACGGGTTGGTTAACCTTATTCACAAGGCCATCGAGAGACTCCTGTTGATGGAGTATAGATgtttttcgtgaaaaatgaccaAGTGATTTCGATGGAAGCGGCGTTACCTTGACAGGAGGCACGGCAACGTCGTTCTTGCCCTCAAAGCATGGTAGGACGGTTTTCACTGACTTCGCGTCAGATTTATCTTTGACACTAGTCGTGATCAGATGAGAAGGGCTGATACTCAAAGCTACTTCACAATCGTTTCCGGGGAAAGACTCATCATGTTGTTCCACTTGCTGCGGTTTGGATATCTTTAGAAAGACCTGACCAAGTTCGGATGCAGGCAACATTTGTTTGAATGGATACAATGAAGCGTCTCTGTAGCCACTGCGACAAGACTTGGCTTTAACTGACTTTGTGTCTGACTTTTCTCCACCACTCTGTACATCCCCCTCCAAAGCCCTGAAGCTCGTGTTTACTTTTACGGAGTGAGCAAGCAAAGTGTGCTTGTAACGACGACTTATGGTGATAAATTTCCTTGGACAATGCTGGCAAGGAAATGCCATGATTCCCGGTGGCAAACCAAGACTAAACAATGATCCGGTAACACATCCTTTTAAAGAAGGCCTTGCAGGTGGCTCAAAATTGCGGTTTTCAAATACACctgatttttctttcattgaGACGACGGTCTTGTCACATGCGTTTTCTTTCTCAGTTTTGCGATTTTGATCGCTGTGCAAAGCAAATGAAGATCCAACTAGTTTTTCGTGAAGTCTCAACTCGTGTCTTCTGCAAGAAGATCTGCTGGAAAGCCGCTTTCTGCAGTACCGGCAACAAAAATTCGACTTCAAAGGACCGCCCTTTCTTCTTGCTTTAATTGGAAGTTGAAGCAACTTGGTCTTCGTTTCTTCATCATGCAGCTTagaattatttatttcatttacccCAGCTTCTCTGTTATCTCGGCCTTCAAGGCACTTTGGGTGGATGGTGTTTTGGAGATTTTCAGACTTTCTGTCAGAGGTTATTTTAAGAGCAAGCGGCAGGGAAACCAAGTCACCCCTGTGTGCAAGCAAAATGTGCTTGTAACGTCTGCTGATTGTTAAAAACCCTTTGTGACAATATTGGCATTCAAATGCCCTCACTGCATGCttgccttttcctttttctgaGTTCTCAAAACCAATTCTCGACTTGACAGTAACTTCCGGTTGACCAGACTTCCGACTATAAATTCTCTTTCTGCCCGGATGTTTTCTTAAAACATGCTTCCTTATACCATGAATACTGTTAAATTCCTTACTACAGTACGTGCATTTCCAAGAACTGCTATTGTTCCCCGATGTTTTACCATCGTCGTGGCGATCCACCCATATTCTCTTGTCATGCCTTTTCTCAACATGCCTGTTCAAACCAAATTCCGTCTTAAATCCTTTCTCACAGTGCTGACATTTCCAACGGGTGTTGGTACTTTTCACATCTAGTAAACGCATCTGTTCACTCTGCAAATTTACTCTCTTCCCGTGTTTTTCTCTGACATGCCTGCGTAAAGTAGATCTTGTTTGGAGTTGTTTCTCACAATACTGGCATTTAAAAAGAGAACGACTGCTTATCGTTTGGTGGTCATTCATTGCGATGCTGGTGTGTGCTCTTCCAGAAGAAACATGATTCTCTTTAGCATGACGGCGGCGTTTGTGTTTGTAAtaaccattgtaagtcccaaatTGCTTGTTACAAGTTAAGCATGAAAACTTGGACACGTTATTCTTGGGTGATGATGAGGTTTTCTGGACCAAAGAATAGGTACCACGATTCCATGTCAGATTGACACCACAACTGCCCTGGTTCCTTTTAGACACCAGTTTGCTATCAGTCGAAACACGAGTACTAGTGGTTGCATTGTGCTGGGAATCTCTGTGTCTCAGCAAATTTCGTTTGGATGCAAATCCTCGATGACAAGTGAAACATACGAAAGGATCACTATGTCCAGAGTGTGAACGCTTGTGATTACTCAAACCGATTCTGGTCGGGAAAAATTCAAGACACACATTGCACAGATAATGCTTGTCAGCGCTACTACCGACACCgcctcgtttttcttttttactttccTCTACCAGTGTACCCTCTACCTTCCTTTTCTTAGAACTCACAGTATCACTTCGTCTGACCTTACGTACAGCTTCCCGATGGGACGATGAGTCTTCTACATGTCGACGTTTTTTGTGACTTGCAGGATGCGCTCTCTCCTCTGCGCAACATGCATGGTTGTTGCGAGAATACTTACTCGAGAATTGGCCGTTACATCGCCGACATGTGAACGGGTCACTACTATTGTGTAAGTCTTGCTTGTGGAGGTAAAGGCTGGCCTTTGTTGAAAATGTTCTGTCGCAGAATGGACAGATGAAATTGGCCTTTATTCCTATGTGTGATCGTCGTTGGTGAGAAACCAGAGAACGTTTCTCTTGAAATGACTCTAGGCACGTGCTGCATTCATACAGCTTTTGAGAATTTCCATTCACCGTTATTTTGGAGTTAGAATGTGTTTTTGTGAACTGGGTGGGAGGATTCGACCTTGCGTGATGCGCTTTATGGCGAATTAGattcaatttggaaaggaacttCTTTCCACACTTCTCGCAAGCAAACAGTTCACGTTTGCTGGCAGTCTTCGCGCTCTCATATGAAGAGTTGCCAGAAGGTTTTCCCAGGGTTTGTCCATAGTGGCCATTATCAGCATTTGTCCTTGAATTGTTATACCCGAATTTTCCAATAGAGGCATCTTTTGAATCTTTCTTCAGATGACATTTGTTGCTTTCTTGGGAGCTTTTCAACAAAGGCTGAGGTGGTGAGCTACTAGATGAATGTAATCTACTGTGGTGGGATTTGTGTGATCGCAAAGAcctttctgtcctaaaagattTTTGGCAAACATGACAGCAAAATCTTGATGCGGGCTGTGTTTTTGTCAACTCTGTATTTACGTAATTTTGCTGATGTTCATGAAGCTTTTGTTGTTCCTTTTGCGACAGAAGTTTACTTTTTGCTTCACTCGATGTATGTGATCTGCTGTGGTGGGACTTATGTGATCGCAAAGACGTCTCTGTCTGAAAAGTTTTCTTGCAAACTTGGCAACAAAATATTGTAGTAGGAGACCAATTGAGATTTGTAGACTCTTTGTTGCGAAAACTTGGTTGTTGTTGCACATTAGAAGCTTTACTTAGATTCCAATTCCTTAAATGCACAGAGGAGTGAGAACGAAGTTTATCCAAGGAAGAAAATGTTTCATCGCAAGCATCGCATCTTAACTCTTTATTGTCCAGTTTCACTGAGTCGTCACTTTGTCTTGAAGGCACAGTTGATTCCGTTGTGGTCACACCAGGTGGTGTAGTAATACGCTTTTTGAAGTGGGAAGCCCTGTGACAGTGCATCAGCTTTGAAGTACGGAAAACTGCCAAACAAATTTCACACCTAAATTTGCCACTGGTGTCACTGGCTGTCATGCTCTTGTTTTTGCTGTTCGTGATTGTCTTGTGATGCGTCAGCATGTGATCAGGTAATTTGTTTTTCGGCATCGCGAGCTTACAAGTGTTGCATTTAACGAAGGTGAGCATGGGAAAcggttttttcatttttccttgtCGGAATCCAAGGTGGTCTTTCACGAAGCTGCGTTTCACTGGATGCCTGATGGCGACATGTATAGCTAAGATACGCTTGTCCGCACAAACCTTGTTACATTTTCCACATTTGATAACTTTGACCCGTGGATGTTTTTCTCGCATATGCCTAGATAAGTTCCCAGAATAATCAAAACTTAACTTGCAAATAGAGCAGACATTCAAACGAGTTTGCTTTTCGTGCATTCTCATGTGATTGGATAGCGAAACTGAAGACATGAAGCCTTGACCACAATGCTGGCAGTCAAAGGCATTTGAAGTCTGGTTATGCGTGGCTTCATTCCTTCGCAAAGGGATTTCATTCTCACATAGTTTAGTGCCGTCATCTGATTTTGCGTGTAACTTTGTGTGTCGATTCAGGTTTTTAGAAGAAGAAAAGCACTTTAGACATTGTTTACACTGATAACGAATGCTGGAGGAATGATAGCCGGTTTGCCGTTGCCACTTGTGACTTTTTTTCATGTGCGTCTTGAGGTGATTCTCATTGCTAAAAGCTTTGTTGCATATCTTGCAGTCAAAGGATTCTTTATCTACGTGAAAGGAAAGGTAATGCCTGTTTCTTGAAGATGGACGAGTGAAAGCCTTCCCACAAATATTGCATATGAATGGCCTCAAGCCCTTGTGGATGTTCTTATGGAAATGAAGGGATGACTGGGATTTAAAACTTCTATCACAGTGCATGCAGCGCCAGCGATTGTGTTCACTATTCATTTGGCAGCGGAACTTGTTGTGGCTGGCAAGAGATATGGGCCCAGAACAGATCATGAAGCACTTTTGACATTGGATTGGGCCACCTGTGCAAAAAAGGAGCAAAAATATCTCGTCAAACAATACCAGACTTAAAATGAGCTATACCACTTCCACTCAAGTACGCGATTTAAGACTTCAATGGAAAAAGGGCTAAAGTATAAACTAAAATATCAACGTTAATATGTCTGAAAGTGCTATCTTCTGTCTTTTTTGGAATTCcactgtaaaagaaaaaagaaaagaacggtTATCCTAGTTTAAAATCTTCACACACCTGAAGGTTTGTTTTCCTTGTCAAGAATGTCTAAATCACAGGCATATCTGTCGCCGTACCACACCAGTAATTCCATTCCTGGTTCAATCACCTTGTAAGATCGATAGTAAATTTCTCCCCGATACTGGAAGGCGACTAAATTCTGCTCATCTTCGTTGCGAGCACAGTTAACAAATCGAAGCCAATTGCTGTATTTCTCGTCTCGAGCGTCAATTACGTGGGTCACAAGACCATTCTCAATTATCTGGAAGCCAAAAAAGTTATCAGTTAGTGAAATACTAGATGAAATGTGATCCAAAATTAAGTAACTTAATTTTGGATGACATTTAATTAATTTGATAGTGAGAACGGGACTATTGTTCAGACGATCGTTATACCTTTCGGAGTCTTGACTGCTTGAAACTGAAGAAAAACTTTGCTAGGACAACCAGTTTTAAAAAttcatatttcaacagaattgtGGATAGCTGGAACTGTCTAAAGCGTGAAGTCGCAGTGATTTGCACTCATTTAGGCGTGGTGTTGCAGGGTTTCTGGGTCGATTTGGTGATATTTAGTCAGTTGATGGAATTGCCGGGTCTAGATGACTTGACAAACTGCGCCTGACTGTTTTgcgtttttatttgtttataggCCATAGTATCTTAGTTAATACACTATTTTTCTGTAAATAGTATCTACGGTGTTGCGGCTTGTATGGGGTCTTTGGCTCTTTTGCACAACTCCAATGGCtgttgtttaaaaaatattcttAGTATTATTATAGGTAGTATGTCAACATCTGAACGCCAGatataaaataagaaaaacacACAAAGAGCTAGGCGGGAACCCGCCCGCAAAGCGTAGAAGTTGCAgcaagaagaagaggaagacaGTAACCTGAGTATATTCCGGCGCCtcagctattattattattattattatttacctacttatttttatattattatcGTTACTTGTCAtgaattgtaataaataaaaataaatagctATGCTAAGCCATTACcactgtaaaatgtttaaattcAACGAAAATCAAAGCGTTCTTACATCCCACATATAGCTTTGATCCATACTTGAAGTGACATCCGCTACAGTAATCTTTTGACCCCAATAGGGTCCAAACACAACGTCACTTTCAAATCTTTCTTTGGCAAAAATTCCAAGTCCAGCGTCTGCAAATGAATGGAAAGAATATGGGTGTTGACAGCCCATAATTAAGAGTTTCTTGGGTAAATTACCTGAAAGCCATTTATTTTGCctattcctttcctttttctgcgCTTAGGTGAGTAAATAAGTAGGCAATACTTAATGTAAACTTATGACACTCGAGTCGTCCGTGGAGAGGATATTTATAAAGGCacagaaaattgaaaagatGCAAGTCTGAAAGAACTTAATAAAACCAGATTATCCAGGATAGCGTGAACGAAGAACACTCCAACATATTCTTCTATATTCTAGCTTTGCTTTAGTTTTtaaacaaatatatattttgaaaaggTTCACTTACAGAGACTTGTTATTACGATTACAACAGTAACTTATAATACCataaacacacacacacaaaaccaggggtgcagggatggcgcagtggtgagagcactcgctcccagactcggtgtcatatgtgggttgagtttgttggttctctactatgcaccgagaggttttctccgggtactctgagtctcctcaaaaccaacatttgacttgaattgtgttaattgttaatttcaatttacagtgtccccaattaatgcttcagcgctagaacggctagacacttaaataaagttcctttcctttcctttcctttccagatCTACACTCTACTTACACAAACGTTCAAAATTGGaccattttgccgaaaaaacgCTGGTTTAATTGTTTGACAGAGTTTCAAGTCCATCAGTttgtttttaagattccaggacATGTGAGCATCAAATCAGCATCTAATCGTTTCAATGGATATGGCCAAGAGCTAGCTCAGTTACCTGGAATACTTGAACTCTTCAAATCCATGTTTTTCGGAATAGTAGCTCTTGCTTTCGTTTGCCCTTCTGTCACCAACACCTCTAAAGGTTCTTTGACCCACCGCAGATTACAGTGGATTGAACATGCACCAATTTGCAGTTTGTTGCATTTGCTGCACACTACGATGATTAAAATGAATAGGAGATGAGTCTTTGTTGTAACGCAAGGCAAAGTACATTTTCGTTTTACACAGAGAAGGAACAATTTGGTCATGGAGCAAAATTGAGAAATGAAAACACCATCAAACACCTGAACGTCTATACTGGTAAATACTGTACGTTACACAAGACATTGCAAAATCTCAGTTTTCATTTCATGAAGTGCATTAAGTACTTATTAATAACCTATCACTCAGTTCTCGGAATCCTGGGAATCACTTGGTCCAATGTTAAGTGTGCTCAAATGTGCAGTATATATTTTATCAtggattaaattaaattgcctacttcaaaattttaatgaaatGAGAAAGTTTAAGGGAAGGTGATAGTGATGTCTCAAATCCTGATAACATTATCCTTAAAGTGACAATTCTTTTCAATGGTGCCTTAGGGATACTCAATAAAACCCAAGCACTTCTTTGTAGCATTGACGATGAACCACCACTGAGCTACAGACCAATAAAGTTTAGATAAGTTTTAACCccttttttagcaattttataAAACTAGGTTCAGATGGCTGACAATGCAGCATTTCAATGATTCTCTTTAtttccaatttaaaaaaagtattattattattattattattattattattattattattattattatcatcattatcattatcatcattatccaGGAAAAATATACCTCCCAAATAATACAGCTACCACAAAGTAGTTGAGGACATGCTCTTGCTCCTTTTTATCTCAATACGTATAAATGTATTGGAAAGAAGAGACAAACAATAACATCTGCTTACAAATGTACTCATCTTCTTCGAGTTCAAGTTTCTTGTTTCGGCAATTCCTAGAAACCCTAAGTTTCTGCAAAAAAAGAAGCTGAATTATGCAAAACCACACTTTGGTCAAAATAAGATGTTAAATTTGGATGTTTTTTGAGTTGAATTGAAATCCCAGAGTGGACAAGAGATATAATAGTAATTTGAATAAAGCATTTGAGCTCTTACATTCAAGGGGATGGtaaattcttttaattttggcTCATGACCAGGTAATGCATCCCAGGCTTTTGGAAAATCCAGTAGTTCTTCGTAGTCCTAAACAAAGACAAAGGGATTCAAACCAATCATGCCATGTTTTAAATACTAGTCAATGGTGCTGGTACTTTTTAAAGATTAGGCAAGCATTAACGGTGTGCAACAGTAACCTTTGTGACATATAGGTATTTTAAGTATAATTTACATCATCAATGCATTTCAGAGATCCAGTTGAGCCTTTCAAGGAGTCCTCAAAACTTCCATTATAATGGATCTCTGGAAACTTGGTTGAACATCGTTTCAGCCAAATGTCCCTGCCCCTGTCAGTCCCATCTTATATACACCTTGCAAATAGATTCTTGTAGTTCTAATCTTCAGATTTACTAAAGAATGGACTTGATTTATTCCAGTGTCACTCCACACCTTTACATCCTCATATGTAAGTAATGGCGCATAAACTACCTTTTCACAATAGGCATCCCTAcccacttgtttttttttttctacatcaaAATTTGACAGAGGACATGTTTGATTAATGGGCAAGTCTTAATACTCTGTCATCAGCCAAAGCAAGGTCTTTTAGACTGCCTACCTAATACACTATAAATGCTCAAGattccatttttttattgtgaCCATGTCTCTCACCATTTGACACTTCTCACAAATTCTTCCCTCTCCTAAACACCCAAAACTAAATCGTGCATGCTCTCACatgcaggtccacatcagctgatagCTGCCAATGCAACtattactttgtaatttttgtaattttaacctgctttatcaaataaagaattgattgattgattgttccTGGCTTTCAATTTGGGCCCCTCTTCATGTCAACACTCCTTGACCTGCTATCCCTTAAAACCcagtcatttttatttcaagacAGAATGTTGTGTTTTGGTGCTGTTGCTATTTTCCTTCACTTTACTGTGATACATTATATTCCTTTTTGTCTAAATTCCACCCAATATTTCTCCATGTTAATACAAATGTCTGCAGTTTTCTCTTACTCAACACAAAAATTTCTCTTCATTGTCATGGAGACACAAAATAACGAGGGTTTTTGTCTGGTTTAGCTACTTGCTAGTCAATCCACTGCATTGTGAAATACAGTGTAGTTTCATACCTTGAGGGAATTTGGTGGAGTCAGTTCATGCTGCAAGGCACCCACAGTGGGTATATCCATTGCGTCCTGTAAAAACACAGACTTCAAAATAAAACGTGCTTTTTGACTTTTCATGAATGAAAGTTAtcaattaaattgaaaaaaaggaaaaattgacttcaagttaattttttaaaaagaaaggtcAATAATTGTCTGATGCAGCATTTTTTGGAACAGTGTGATACCTTGAGGGAGACTGGTGGAGTCAGTTTATCTGGCAAAGCACCCTCTGTGTGACTGTCAAGTTTGCCCTAAAAGTTTAACAAAATGATTAAAACTAGTTTGAGATTACACAAAATTTATGCAATGTAGAGTTGTGTAGTTCATTCACAAACAGTTTGATACCTCAAGGAAAACTGGTAGTTTCAGTTCATCCTGGAAAGCACCTTCAATAGCACTGTCTATTGTGCCCTGAAACGAAGAAACCCTACTCTTTAAATTTATAACCCATTATGTGGTTTTGAAATTGccattaagaaaaaaaagcaaaggtgAGACAGCATTAATGGCAATACATTGTAAACATGTTAACAGCTTTGCAATCATGCCTTTACCTCACAAGTTTCAATGTCAATAATCTTATCTTCATCACTGTCCATTTCTAGCTTTAGCTCAAAAGTTTCCTCAGGTTCCTTTCAGAAAAGATGGAAAAGATTACTTGGACACAAATTACTGTTCAAAGTTACAGCAGTGCAATTTTTAAAAGATACACAGACACTTATCATTCATTTGTCCCATTTTCCTTGTACATAGCTTTCACATTTTTGAGAAGTGTAAGtccattttttaaaacaaacaaacaaacaaacaggatTTTTCTTCTGCTTTATCTTTTAAACTTTTTGTCAAGATATCTACTATCACTTGAAGTAGCACTAAGTACTGGGGAAACGTGAGCAGGTCAGCGCAAAATAATGCCAAACCAAATTACTCATTGATTGGGCAACTATGCTAAGATCATGCAGCAAAATCTACTTGTTCAAATAAGAAATGTATGTGCCAATTCCAACAACAAAGCCACAAGGATTATGGCAGCACGAGATGCTAGGCcatcattaaaaataaatttaaatgatatgggCTGCCAAATAAGAAGAGAGTGAAAGCAGAGAAAAGAGTGTCAGCACAACCAGACTTCAACCAGGCTGTCAGAGTTGTATGATACAATGGTTAAAGAGAGTCACACCAGGATCAGATTAATGAGGCCCCAGTGGATCACCCTTGGTGCTAACCATAGGCTTTTTCAGATGGTATCACTTGTCTTGGTATCCCATCATGACCAGGTCCCTTGTCAGTCCTACAAAATCTTGTAGCTGCAAGTTCTTAAGATCTCATAAGCATTCTTGCTGCCTCTCCCAAATGCGGGTGGGAACTGTTTTGGGAGTTTAAACACATCACGAATCACATACAATTAGTTGAATGTGTAAAATTTAATACGGACAGATTGTACAGTTTTTTGTATCAAAGTGGCCATAATAACTTAATCAAAGGAGATGTCAAGGAAAGCTTCAGCCATTTAATCTCATGGATGCAATGTTGGAAGTTGTTTCACCCTGGAGGTCCTTCCAAATAAATTTCCCCGAAAGTTGAAACGTATCACTCTGGTTTCACTGGTTGATCATTTTGATCTTTAAGCCAAATCTCAGCTAATATTAAAAGTTTCAGAGTACATGATACCTCTTTCATACACTTTAATTGGTTTAATTAAAAACAGCAATGGTAATTGTGCAAAAGTCATTCAGGCAGGCAGAGCTATGTCAAAGCAATTGCATTATTAAAAAGGACCGACCAATAAAAGATAAGAGCAATTCTGTGGAAaaaactgtaaactgaaattaacaaattgttggttttcactcacgtgatcaacagcgatgtttttcaacgaaaacaaaagcaaacgcTTGCATAATAGTAGAGTcgaattcccagaggatttggtcgggctccaacatggccaccgtttctttgtttagaggctccaacatggcggccatgacgtcatgtgaaaaccgagaatatcgcaaatcaagtcaaatgttggtttttgaggagaggggaaaccggagtacccagagaaaacctctcgatgcagagtagagaaccaacaaactcaacccacatatgacaccggatctgggaatcaaacccgcgccacattggtgggaggcgagtgctctcaccactgcgccatccctgcaccccagggTTAAGTTATTTCTGCAAAATGACATGAAGTTAGGGGATACACTTTGAAAGTGACAGAAATGTGGCGGTGAAGTAAAACAAGCTTTGAGCGAGGCCGCGCAAATGCACCAGTCCCACACTGATATTGAAATCATCCCTTTCACAAATGGC containing:
- the LOC138042036 gene encoding zinc finger protein Xfin-like, which codes for MALVVSQEPEETFELKLEMDSDEDKIIDIETCEGTIDSAIEGAFQDELKLPVFLEGKLDSHTEGALPDKLTPPVSLKDAMDIPTVGALQHELTPPNSLKDYEELLDFPKAWDALPGHEPKLKEFTIPLNKLRVSRNCRNKKLELEEDEYILCSKCNKLQIGACSIHCNLRWVKEPLEVLVTEGQTKARATIPKNMDLKSSSIPDAGLGIFAKERFESDVVFGPYWGQKITVADVTSSMDQSYMWDIIENGLVTHVIDARDEKYSNWLRFVNCARNEDEQNLVAFQYRGEIYYRSYKVIEPGMELLVWYGDRYACDLDILDKENKPSGGPIQCQKCFMICSGPISLASHNKFRCQMNSEHNRWRCMHCDRSFKSQSSLHFHKNIHKGLRPFICNICGKAFTRPSSRNRHYLSFHVDKESFDCKICNKAFSNENHLKTHMKKSHKWQRQTGYHSSSIRYQCKQCLKCFSSSKNLNRHTKLHAKSDDGTKLCENEIPLRRNEATHNQTSNAFDCQHCGQGFMSSVSLSNHMRMHEKQTRLNVCSICKLSFDYSGNLSRHMREKHPRVKVIKCGKCNKVCADKRILAIHVAIRHPVKRSFVKDHLGFRQGKMKKPFPMLTFVKCNTCKLAMPKNKLPDHMLTHHKTITNSKNKSMTASDTSGKFRCEICLAVFRTSKLMHCHRASHFKKRITTPPGVTTTESTVPSRQSDDSVKLDNKELRCDACDETFSSLDKLRSHSSVHLRNWNLSKASNVQQQPSFRNKESTNLNWSPTTIFCCQVCKKTFQTETSLRSHKSHHSRSHTSSEAKSKLLSQKEQQKLHEHQQNYVNTELTKTQPASRFCCHVCQKSFRTERSLRSHKSHHSRLHSSSSSPPQPLLKSSQESNKCHLKKDSKDASIGKFGYNNSRTNADNGHYGQTLGKPSGNSSYESAKTASKRELFACEKCGKKFLSKLNLIRHKAHHARSNPPTQFTKTHSNSKITVNGNSQKLYECSTCLESFQEKRSLVSHQRRSHIGIKANFICPFCDRTFSTKASLYLHKQDLHNSSDPFTCRRCNGQFSSKYSRNNHACCAEERAHPASHKKRRHVEDSSSHREAVRKVRRSDTVSSKKRKVEGTLVEESKKEKRGGVGSSADKHYLCNVCLEFFPTRIGLSNHKRSHSGHSDPFVCFTCHRGFASKRNLLRHRDSQHNATTSTRVSTDSKLVSKRNQGSCGVNLTWNRGTYSLVQKTSSSPKNNVSKFSCLTCNKQFGTYNGYYKHKRRRHAKENHVSSGRAHTSIAMNDHQTISSRSLFKCQYCEKQLQTRSTLRRHVREKHGKRVNLQSEQMRLLDVKSTNTRWKCQHCEKGFKTEFGLNRHVEKRHDKRIWVDRHDDGKTSGNNSSSWKCTYCSKEFNSIHGIRKHVLRKHPGRKRIYSRKSGQPEVTVKSRIGFENSEKGKGKHAVRAFECQYCHKGFLTISRRYKHILLAHRGDLVSLPLALKITSDRKSENLQNTIHPKCLEGRDNREAGVNEINNSKLHDEETKTKLLQLPIKARRKGGPLKSNFCCRYCRKRLSSRSSCRRHELRLHEKLVGSSFALHSDQNRKTEKENACDKTVVSMKEKSGVFENRNFEPPARPSLKGCVTGSLFSLGLPPGIMAFPCQHCPRKFITISRRYKHTLLAHSVKVNTSFRALEGDVQSGGEKSDTKSVKAKSCRSGYRDASLYPFKQMLPASELGQVFLKISKPQQVEQHDESFPGNDCEVALSISPSHLITTSVKDKSDAKSVKTVLPCFEGKNDVAVPPVKVTPLPSKSLGHFSRKTSILHQQESLDGLVNKVNQPVFDDPSKVTLSLSTSQMDTETGILHIPTANVVESVVPDEENNGISVPCAKRAFPATKSTVKRLRKGSRIQLLNPLDGLINTNGKITARFAAGKPLRKAKAFPCAFCEKSFSCNALRYKHFLFIHSRSGGLAEKELVTLENTSVNKSSRASSHKAIGIVPFNFNETVGSGGNNSGTRPSRSRNSLVRGKHGIGKAVCRICHPNTFGTVLQGKNSKDVRSRPFES